In Drosophila yakuba strain Tai18E2 chromosome 2R, Prin_Dyak_Tai18E2_2.1, whole genome shotgun sequence, a single genomic region encodes these proteins:
- the LOC6531559 gene encoding kinesin-like protein KIF13B isoform X15 → MASDKIKVAVRVRPFNRREIELDTKCIVEMEKQQTILQNPPTLEKIERKQPKTFAFDHCFYSSNPEDENFASQETVFDCVGRGILDNAFQGYNACIFAYGQTGSGKSYTMMGSQESKGIIPRLCDQLFSAIANKSTPELMYKVEVSYMEIYNEKVHDLLDPKPNKQSLKVREHNVMGPYVDGLSQLAVTSYQDIDNLMTEGNKSRTVAATNMNAESSRSHAVFSVVLTQILTDQATGVSGEKVSRMSLVDLAGSERAVKTGAVGDRLKEGSNINKSLTTLGLVISKLADQSNGKKSGNDKFVPYRDSVLTWLLKDNLGGNSRTVMVATISPSADNYEETLSTLRYADRAKRIVNHAVVNEDPNARIIRELRHEVETLRSMLKHATGSPVGDVQDKLAESENLMKQISQTWEEKLVKTERIQNERQQALEKMGISVQASGIKVEKNKYYLVNLNADPSLNELLVYYLKDRTLIGGRSISGQQPDIQLSGLGIQPEHCVITIEDSGLYMEPVQGARCFVNGSAAVEKTPLQNGDRILWGNHHFFRVNSPKSNNTSMCASEPQTPAQLIDYNFARDEIMQNELSNDPIQTAIARLERQHEEDKQVALEKQRQEYERQFQQLRNILSPSTPYAPYAPYDPLRMGKITPNTPTSQMRVEKWAQERDEMFRRSLGQLKTDIMRANSLVQEANFLAEEMEKKTKFSVTLQIPPANLSPNRRRGAFVSEPAILVKRTNSGSQIWTMEKLENKLIDMREMYQEHKERVLNGLDEDNAKPQDPFYESQENHNLIGVANIFLEVLFHDVKLDYHTPIISQQGEVAGRLQVEIERIAGQMPQDRMCESVSESSGDSRDEYDDPVDPSSNQITCRVTIKCASGLPLSLSNFVFCQYTFWGHQEMVVPVINAESTAHDQNMVFKFEHTQDFTVTINEEFLEHCIEGALSIEVWGHRSAGFSKTKGWEVEQQQAKARSLVDRWAELSRKIELWVEIHELNDNGEYSPVEVTNRNEVLTGGIYQLRQGQQRRVNVRVKPVQNSGTLPIICQSIVNVAIGSVTVRSRLQRPLDSYQEEDLTVLREKWSEALGRRRQYLDQQIQMLIKKEEKNEQERERELSLVHQWVSLTEERNAVLVPAPGSGIPGAPASWEPPSGMEPHVPVLFLNLNGDDLSAQNTNDELSVAGINSILSKEHGHKFYTLQILQHLDKDVCCVASWDSSMHDSQALNRVTEANERVYLILRTTVRLSHPAPMDLVLRKRLSINIKKGQTLTDRLKKFRLVRGENAIWQSGVTYEVVSNIPKASEELEDRESLAQLAASGDDCSASDGETYIEKYTRGVSAVESILTLDRLRQNVAVKELETAHGQPLSMRKTVSVPNFSQIMRFDASMESLLNVGRSESFADLNNSALGNKFTPAGHSPAGAGGVIRSRHSFGGKGSSDDSPGKAFGIASPATSKLLGMRMTTLHEEPLGGHRSLDEEPEDSYSDSEYAAEYEQERQQNKSMATRSRLTASKTMDSFMDVSSHSNQSYLSYTSSANTNMKHLTGLATLSMSSSTSSGYGSQAVSCNNLSNEDIASMRSMSIDETPDFDRVNSNSPPNRQARVNPFLKDMPKAKIQEQPEPQAKKLQEAFTHPLEQLESRDNAQSDDDECAQLPKNNNNNEDLVKEPNQPAGQTELEEAIPQPESRTEFATDNQNGNRSSDELSHSSEDLLEGDGIVREELPAGKVVRRKKSNTQPPTNGNSINNNNNSTSQAPRINHRASVAKMEGLAAYMDSSIMTSSTEVDEESKDVEVVLPEWIVVGESVLIRPYNTSGVIRFVGTTEFQPGAWIGVELDTPTGKNDGSVKGVQYFQCKPKHGMFVRSDKLMLDKRGKAMRAYKAAEKSNSISKEMSTSMTGSMTRSKSRGDSLNLSARK, encoded by the exons AAATCGAACTGGATACGAAATGTAtcgtggaaatggaaaaacagCAGACTATTCTGCAGAATCCGCCAACACTGGAAAAAATCGAAAG AAAACAACCAAAGACATTTGCATTCGATCACTGCTTTTACTCATCGAACCCCGAGGACGAGAACTTTGCGTCCCAGGAGACTGTATTCGATTGCGTGGGACGTGGAATTCTGGATAATGCATTCCAGGGCTATAATGCGTGCATATTTGCTTACGGCCAGACAG GTTCTGGCAAATCCTACACGATGATGGGCTCCCAGGAGAGCAAGGGCATCATTCCACGTCTGTGTGACCAGCTCTTCTCGGCCATAGCAAACAAATCCACACCAGAGCTTATGTACAAGGTGGAGGTGTCCTACATGGAGATTTATAACGAGAAGGTCCACGATCTGCTCGATCCCAAGCCGAACAAACAGTCGCTCAAGGTTCGCGAGCATAATGTAATGGGCCCGTATGTGGACGGACTGTCGCAGCTGGCTGTGACATCCTATCAGGATATCGACAACCTGATGACCGAGGGCAACAAGTCCCGAACGGTGGCCGCCACCAATATGAACGCCGAGTCGTCGCGCTCCCACGCCGTCTTCTCGGTGGTCCTCACGCAGATACTCACGGATCAGGCGACGGGCGTGAGTGGCGAGAAGGTGTCCCGCATGTCCCTGGTGGATTTGGCTGGCTCCGAGCGGGCTGTGAAAACGGGAGCTGTTGGCGATCGTCTTAAGGAAGGCTCCAACATCAACAA ATCTCTGACCACACTTGGCCTGGTCATCTCCAAGCTGGCCGATCAATCCAATGGCAAGAAGAGCGGTAACGACAAATTCGTTCCCTACCGCGATTCCGTGCTCACCTGGCTCCTAAAAGACAACTTGGGTGGCAACTCCAGGACTGTAATGGTAGCGACAATCTCGCCGTCGGCAGATAACTACGAGGAGACGCTTTCCACGCTGCGTTATGCAGATCGAGCCAAGCGCATTGTTAACCACGCTGTTGTCAACGAAGATCCCAATGCCCGCATCATTCGTGAGCTGCGACACGAGGTGGAGACTCTTAGAAGTATGTTGAAACACGCCACTGGTTCACCGGTGGGCGATGTGCAGGATAAATTGGCGGAGAGCGAGAACCTGATGAAACAGATTTCGCAGACTTGGGAGGAGAAGCTGGTTAAGACAGAACGCATTCAGAACGAACGGCAGCAGGCTCTGGAGAAAATGGGCATTAGTGTACAGGCCAGTGGCATCAAAGTAGAGAAGAACAAGTACTACTTGGTCAATTTAAATGCCGATCCGTCCCTCAACGAGTTGCTGGTCTACTATCTGAAG GATCGCACACTGATTGGCGGACGCAGTATCAGTGGCCAGCAGCCGGATATACAACTTTCCGGTCTCGGAATCCAGCCCGAACACTGTGTGATCACTATCGAGGATAGTGGACTATATATGGAGCCAGTGCAGGGAGCGCGCTGCTTTGTCAACGgatctgctgctgttgaaaaGACACCACTCCAGAACGGCGACCGTATCCTGTGGGGCAACCACCACTTTTTCCGCGTCAACTCGCCGAAGAGTAATAACACTAGTATGTGTGCCTCGGAACCCCAGACGCCGGCGCAACTGATTGATTACAATTTCGCACGCGATGAGATTATGCAGAACGAACTGAGCAACGACCCCATCCAGACGGCCATTGCTCGACTGGAACGTCAGCACGAGGAAGATAAGCAGGTGGCGCTTGAAAAACAACGTCAGGAGTACGAGCGTCAGTTCCAGCAGCTGCGCAATATTCTGTCGCCTAGTACACCATATGCTCCTTACGCTCCTTACGATCCATTGCGCATGGGCAAGATTACTCCAAATACTCCCACCTCGCAGATGCGGGTGGAAAAATGGGCGCAG GAACGAGATGAGATGTTCCGTCGCAGTTTGGGTCAGCTGAAAACGGATATTATGCGTGCGAATTCTCTGGTCCAGGAGGCCAACTTTTTGGCAGAGGAGATGGAGAAGAAGACCAAGTTTTCAGTCACTCTGCAGATTCCGCCAGCCAATTTGAGTCCCAACAGAAGGCGTGGGGCATTTGTCAGCGAACCCGCTATTCTGGTGAAGCGCACAAACTCCGGTAGCCAGATCTGGACGatggaaaagctggaaaacaAGCTGATAGACATGCGCGAGATGTACCAGGAGCACAAGGAGCGCGTTCTAAACGGACTG GACGAGGATAATGCCAAGCCACAGGATCCGTTCTACGAGTCGCAAGAGAACCACAATCTCATTGGTGTGGCCAATATATTCCTGGAGGTTCTGTTTCATGACGTCAAGCTGGACTACCACACGCCGATCATCAGCCAGCAAGGCGAGGTAGCGGGTCGTCTTCAGGTGGAGATCGAACGAATTGCCGGCCAGATGCCACAAGACCGCATGTGCGAGTCCGTCTCAGAATCGTCTGGCGATTCACGGGACGAGTACGATGACCCGGTGGATCCCTCATCCAATCAGATTACCTGCCGTGTGACGATCAAGTGCGCCAGTGGACTGCCATTATCGCTCTCCAACTTTGTCTTTTGCCAGTACACTTTTTGGGGTCACCAAGAGATGGTTGTTCCGGTTATCAATGCTGAATCAACGGCGCACGACCAGAACATGGTGTTTAAGTTCGAACACACCCAGGACTTCACGGTTACCATAAACGAAGAGTTTTTGGAGCATTGCATAGAAGGAGCTCTGTCCATCGAGGTGTGGGGCCATCGGAGTGCCGGCTTCTCCAAGACAAAGGGCTGGGaagtggagcagcagcaagccAAGGCCCGTTCCCTGGTCGATCGCTGGGCGGAGCTGTCGCGGAAGATCGAGCTTTGGGTGGAGATCCACGAGCTTAATGACAACGGCGAATATTCGCCAGTGGAGGTGACCAATCGCAACGAGGTCTTGACCGGTGGCATCTACCAGTTGCGTCAGGGTCAGCAGCGGCGTGTGAATGTACGGGTGAAGCCGGTGCAGAACTCTGGCACCTTGCCCATTATCTGCCAGTCGATTGTGAACGTTGCCATTGGCAGTGTGACAGTTCGATCTCGGCTGCAGCGACCGCTGGATTCTTACCAGGAGGAAGATCTCACCGTGCTGCGCGAGAAGTGGAGCGAAGCACTGGGACGAAGACGTCAATACCTTGACCAACAAATCCAAATGCTTATAAAGAAGGAGGAGAAGAACGAGCAGGAGCGCGAGCGGGAGCTAAGCTTGGTTCATCAGTGGGTCTCGTTGACGGAGGAGCGCAATGCGGTACTGGTGCCAGCTCCTGGCTCAGGCATTCCGGGAGCACCTGCTTCATGGGAGCCGCCGTCCGGAATGGAGCCCCATGTGCCCGTCCTCTTCCTCAACCTTAACGGCGACGATCTGTCGGCACAGAACACCAATGATGAGCTTTCCGTCGCTGGCATCAATTCCATTCTGTCCAAGGAGCATGGACATAAGTTTTACACGCTGCAAATTCTGCAGCACCTGGATAAGGATGTGTGCTGTGTGGCCAGCTGGGACTCTTCGATGCACGACAGTCAGGCCCTGAACCGTGTCACTGAGGCCAACGAGCGAGTCTACCTTATTCTGCGTACCACGGTACGCCTTTCGCATCCAGCGCCCATGGATCTCGTGCTCCGCAAGCGACTGAGCATTAACATCAAGAAGGGACAGACGCTAACTGACCGCCTAAAGAAGTTCCGACTTGTGCGGGGAGAGAACGCCATCTGGCAGAGCGGCGTCACCTATGAGGTGGTCTCTAACATTCCAAAGGCTTCCGAGGAGTTGGAGGACCGCGAGTCCCTTGCGCAGTTGGCTGCCAGCGGAGATGATTGCTCCGCAAGTGATGGCGAAACCTACATAG AGAAATACACGCGCGGTGTTTCGGCGGTGGAGAGCATTCTGACTCTGGATCGACTGCGACAGAATGTGGCGGTCAAGGAGTTGGAAACGGCACATGGTCAGCCGCTCAGCATGCGCAAGACCGTCAGCGTGCCGAACTTCTCACAG ATTATGCGCTTCGATGCATCGATGGAGTCGCTGCTGAATGTGGGACGATCCGAGTCCTTTGCCGATCTCAATAACAGCGCTTTAGGCAACAAGTTTACCCCAG CAGGTCACAGTCCAGCAGGAGCAGGCGGAGTCATCCGAAGTCGCCACAGCTTTGGAGGCAAAGGAAGCAGCGATGATTCTCCCGGAAAAGCCTTTGGCATTG CTTCGCCAGCTACTAGTAAGCTGCTGGGCATGCGCATGACCACGTTGCACGAGGAGCCACTGGGCGGACACAGATCTCTCGACGAAGAGCCTGAGGACAGCTACAGCGACTCGGAGTACGCTGCCGAGTACGAGCAGGAGcggcagcaaaacaaaagcatggCCACGCGATCCCGCCTCACGGCTTCCAAGACCATGGACTCATTCATGGACGTCAGCAGCCATTCGAACCAGAGCTACTTGAGTTACACGTCCAGTGCCAACACTAACATGAAGCATCTGACCGGCTTGGCGACGCTGAGCATGAGCTCATCCACCAGCAGCGGCTATGGCTCCCAGGCTGTCTCCTGCAACAATCTGAGCAACGAGGATATTGCTTCAATGCGTTCCATGAGCATTGATGAGACTCCAG ATTTCGATCGAGTCAACTCGAATTCGCCACCAAACCGGCAGGCACGAGTTAACCCCTTCCTCAAGGACATGCCCAAAGCTAAAATACAAGAGCAACCAGAGCCGCAGGCCAAGAAGCTGCAGGAAGCATTCACGCATCCGTTGGAGCAGCTGGAGTCCAGGGACAACGCACAAAGCGACGATGATGAATGCGCGCAACTGCCAaagaataacaacaacaacgaggaCTTGGTAAAGGAGCCGAATCAACCTGCAGGCCAAACGGAGCTGGAAGAAGCTATACCGCAGCCTGAATCACGAACGGAGTTTGCCACAGACAATCAGAACGGCAACAGGTCCTCCGACGAGTTAAGCCACAGTTCCGAGGATCTGCTCGAAGGCGATGGCATCGTCCGGGAAGAGTTGCCCGCCGGAAAGGTGGTGCGGCGCAAGAAGTCCAACACCCAGCCCCCGACCAATGGCAACAgcataaataacaacaacaatagcacAAGCCAGGCACCACGCATCAATCATCGGGCATCGGTGGCCAAAATGGAGGGTCTGGCCGCATACATGGACTCTAGCATTATGACCAGCAGCACTGAAGTTGATG AGGAAAGTAAGGATGTGGAAGTGGTTCTGCCCGAGTGGATTGTGGTGGGCGAGTCAGTGTTAATCCGACCCTATAACACCAGCGGCGTCATCCGCTTTGTGGGGACCACGGAATTCCAACCCGGTGCTTGGATTGGCGTTGAATTGGACACACCGACGGGCAAAAACGACGGCAGCGTGAAGGGCGTTCAGTATTTCCAGTGCAAGCCCAAGCACGGCATGTTTGTGCGCTCCGATAAGTTGATGCTGGACAAGCGTGGCAAGGCGATGCGAGCCTACAAGGCCGCCGAGaagagcaacagcatcagcaaaG agATGAGTACCTCGATGACTGGTTCGATGACACGCTCCAAGAGCCGCGGCGATTCGCTAAACCTTTCGGCGCGTAAATGA